The following proteins are encoded in a genomic region of Gadus macrocephalus chromosome 19, ASM3116895v1:
- the LOC132447681 gene encoding coiled-coil domain-containing protein 146-like, protein MAVAAELSMRQAQALALEQEVRERKEQVEECERRLAQGVSPGLEVEEEWRRLLRDRRRRQKEAQEREEREGEEAWNQLPGGVFTTAEPRPNAYIPSQGRLPLPRPYGAPGPFKPTEPGANMRHIRKPRFKPLEK, encoded by the exons atggcggtggcggcggagcTGTCCATGAGGCAGGCCcaggccctggccctggagcaGGAGGTCAGGGAGAGGAAAGAGCAG GTGGAGGAGTGTGAGCGCCGTCTGGCGCAGGGTGTCTCCCccggcctggaggtggaggaggagtggaggaggctgctcagagacaggaggaggaggcagaaggaggcacaggagagagaggag cgtgagggggaggaggcgtgGAACCAGCTGCCCGGCGGCGTGTTCACCACGGCCGAGCCGCGGCCCAACGCCTACATCCCCAGCCAGGGCCGCCTGCCGCTGCCCAGACCCTACGGAGCCCCGGGGCCCTTCAAGCCCACGGAGCCCGGGGCTAACATGAGGCACATCCGCAAGCCCAGATTCAAGCCCTTAGAGAAatag